In the Bacillus amyloliquefaciens DSM 7 = ATCC 23350 genome, GTTCTTTATCATGTCCCACATATAGTTTCACCTCTGTTTCGTATTTCCTTTACATTGATTTTCCCTTTCTGGAAACTTCAAAACATCAGGAACAACATCGGAACCGGGGCATATGCTGATAGTGAAAATGAAGGATAAAGGAGATTCTTACAACATGACTGAGCGGAGAACATTAGCATGGCATGAAACGTTAGAATTGCACGAGTTAGTCGCTTTCCAGGCAAACGGACTTGTGAAATTAAAAAGAACAGAACGGGAAGTCAGCGATGCCAGACTAAAACAGCTTTACAGATTTTCCATCCATTCGCTGGAACAAAATCTGCGTGAGCTGCTTCCTTTCTTCCCTGAAGCACCCGGCTTTCGTGAAGATGAAACAGAAGAGCGCGCTGATTCCTCCTTTTACAGCGGCGGCCTGCTGAGCATGGCCAAAACGTCCGTGCGCAATTACGCTGGAGCCATTACAGAGACGGCCACACCTCAATTAAGGACCGTCTTCGTCAAGCACTTAAACGCGGCCATCAAGTGGCATCAAATGGTCTTTGAGTATATGGAAGAACACGGTCATTATCCGGCTCATAACCTGAGTGAATTACTGAAAAACGACTTTCGCAACGCCAGAAAGGCCATCGCGATGAAATAAAAAAAAGCAGCAAGGAATGTCATCCTTTGCTGCTTCTTATTTTTGAACGGACTGATCTCGAGGAGACGTTTTTTCCCGGTATGTCTCAAGAAACTCCCGGTTGGCATCTCCCCATTCCTTCATCTGCAGCACGATCGGTTCAAGCGACCTGCCGAATTCGGTCAGTGAATACTCCACCTTTGGAGGCACCTGCTGATACACCTCGCGATGCACGATGCCGTCCGCCTCAAGCTCACGAAGCTGAAGCGTCAGCATACGCTGCGTAATGCTGGGACAAATGCGCCGAAATTCATTAAACCGCTTTTTTCCGCCGATCATATGATAAAACAAAATGCCCTTCCACTTTCCGCCGATAACGGAAAGCGTCAGCTCAACCGGACAACCTTCTTTATTCGGATATATGTTCATTTTTCATCCTCCATAGTACCTTTTTTGATACTATATGCTGATTAGCATCTGACTTACCCAGTATTTTACTCGCAATCATCTCTCCCTCTCAACAAAAACGCTTCTTTTTCACATCAATTTTTAAGGTTTTGAAGATTACACCCTCCGCAAGACGTGTTAAACTATAAAAAGATTGTTTACACTACAAAAAAGGACAAGGAGTTATTATGGAAAAAATTCTTATTTTCGGACATCAAAACCCAGACACAGATACCATTTGCTCTGCCATTGCCTACGCTGATCTAAAAAATAAACTCGGCTTCAACGCTGAGCCTGTCCGTCTCGGACAAGTCAACGGCGAAACACAATACGCGCTTGATTATTTCAAGCAGGAAAGCCCGCGTTTCGTGGAAACAGCCGCAAACGAAGTAAACGGCGTCATCCTTGTTGACCACAATGAACGCCAGCAAAGCATTAAGGATATCGAAGACGTTCAGGTTCTTGAAGTGATCGACCACCACCGTATCGCTAACTTCGAAACAGCGGAACCTCTTTACTACCGTGCTGAGCCAGTCGGCTGTACGGCTACAATCTTAAACAAAATGTACAAAGAAAATAACGTGAAAATCGAGAAAGAAATTGCGGGCCTCATGCTGTCAGCAATTATTTCTGACTCTCTGTTATTTAAATCTCCGACTTGCACAGAGCAAGATATCGCGGCGGCAAAAGAGCTTGCTGAAATTGCCGGCGTAGATGCGGAAGAGTACGGCTTAAACATGCTGAAAGCAGGCGCGGACTTAAGCAAGAAAACTGTGGAAGAGCTGATTTCTCTTGATGCGAAAGAGTTCACACTCGGCAGCAAAAAAGTCGAAATCGCCCAAGTTAACACAGTTGATATTGAAGATGTCAAAAAGCGTCAGCCGGAATTAGAAGCGGCTCTTTCAAAAGTAATTGCTGAGAAAAACCTTGATCTGTTCCTTCTTGTAATTACGGACATTTTGGAAAACGATTCTCTAGCGCTTGCCATCGGTGATCAAGCGCCAAAAGTGGAGAAAGCGTTCGACGTCACGTTAGAAAACAACACGGCTCTTTTGAGAGGCGTTGTATCCAGAAAGAAACAAGTCGTTCCTGTTTTAACAGATGCGATTGCAGAATAACCAAAACACCCCGGACACCTGCCGGGGTGTTTTTTTATAGCATCGCGATTTTGTAAGCGCATACTCTGACAAATCACTTTGACGCATTTTGATATGTGGTATATAATATATCACACACAAAGCGCACTTTTTCTAATTATTGTAAATCAGCGCAACAACAACAGAATCGGGGGTTTATACGCTGGAAAAACACGCTTCTCTTTCTTATTCACGAACAACAGGAATTTGGCTTGTGCTTACAGGTGCTATCTTATGGGGTGTCTCAGGGACGGTTGCCCAGTATCTGTTTCAGCACCGCCATTTTAATACAGAATGGCTGACTTCAGTGCGCCTGCTTCTGTCAGGCGTACTTCTGCTCGGGATTGCGTACCGAAAAGAAAAAGGGCGCATATGGGCCGTTTGGAAAGACAAGCAGGACAGAATTCCTCTTCTCTTATTCGGGATTTTCGGAATGTTAGGCGTTCAATACACCTATTTTGCGGCAATTGAGTACGGCAACGCGGCCACCGCTACCGTTCTCCAATATTTAGGGCCGGCCATTATTACTTGCTTTTTAGCGATCCGCGCAAAGAGAATTCCTTCAGGAAAAGAACTGATGGCTGTCTTATTAGCGGTTGCAGGCACATTTATTTTGGTCACACACGGGAATGTCGGCAGCCTGTCTATATCCGGTCTGGCTGTTTTTTGGGGCATCAGCTCGGCATTTGCGCTGGCGTTTTACACCCTCCAGCCGCATCGGCTTTTGAAGAAATGGGGCTCCGCCATTATTGTCGGATGGGGCATGCTGATCGGCGGAGCCGTTCTCAGCCTGATTCAGCCGCCTTGGAAGTTTGAAGGCCAATGGTCGTTGTCCGCATATGCCGCGATCGTGTTTATCATCATTTTCGGAACGCTCATCGCTTTTTATTGCTATTTGGAAAGCCTGAAATATCTGAGTGCCTCTGAAACCAGCCTCCTCGCCTGTGCAGAGCCGCTGTCAGCAGCTTTTTTAGCGGTGATCTGGCTGCATGTTCCCTTCGGAATATCAGAATGGCTGGGTACTTTACTGATTTTAGCCACCATCGCTTTATTATCTATCAAGAAAAAATAACCTCTCTTTTTTAGAGAGGTTTTTCCCTAGGCCTGAAGCACCCTTTAGTCTCAATTACCCATAAATTAAAAGGCCTTTTTTCGTTTTACTATCATTCAAAAGAGGAAAATAGACCAGTTGTCAATAGAATCAGAGTCTAATAGAATGAGGTCGAAAAGTAAATCACGCAGGATTGTTACTGATAAAGCAGGCAAGACCTAAAATGTGTTAAGGGCAAAGTGTATTCTTTGGCGTCATCCCTTACATATTTTGGGTCTTTTTTTCTGTAACAAACCTGCCATCCATGAATTCGGGAGGATCGAAACGGCAGATCGCAAAAAACAGTACATACAGAAGGAGACATGAACATGAACATCAAAAAAATTGTAAAACAAGCCACAGTTCTGACTTTTACGACTGCACTTCTGGCAGGAGGAGCGACTCAAGCCTTCGCGAAAGAAAATAACCAAAAAGCATACAAAGAAACGTACGGCGTCTCTCATATTACACGCCATGATATGCTGCAGATCCCTAAACAGCAGCAAAACGAAAAATACCAAGTGCCTCAATTCGATCAATCAACGATTAAAAATATTGAGTCTGCAAAAGGACTTGATGTGTGGGACAGCTGGCCGCTGCAAAACGCTGACGGAACAGTAGCTGAATACAACGGCTATCACGTTGTGTTTGCTCTTGCGGGAAGCCCGAAAGACGCTGATGACACATCAATCTACATGTTTTATCAAAAGGTCGGCGACAACTCAATCGACAGCTGGAAAAACGCGGGCCGTGTCTTTAAAGACAGCGATAAGTTCGACGCCAACGATCCGATCCTGAAAGATCAGACGCAAGAATGGTCCGGTTCTGCAACCTTTACATCTGACGGAAAAATCCGTTTATTCTACACTGACTATTCCGGTAAACATTACGGCAAACAAAGCCTGACAACAGCGCAGGTAAATGTGTCAAAATCTGATGACACACTCAAAATCAACGGAGTGGAAGATCACAAAACGATTTTTGACGGAGACGGAAAAACATATCAGAACGTTCAGCAGTTTATCGATGAAGGCAATTATACATCCGGCGACAACCATACGCTGAGAGACCCTCACTACGTTGAAGACAAAGGCCATAAATACCTTGTATTCGAAGCCAACACGGGAACAGAAAACGGATACCAAGGCGAAGAATCTTTATTTAACAAAGCGTACTACGGCGGCGGCACGAACTTCTTCCGTAAAGAAAGCCAGAAGCTTCAGCAGAGCGCTAAAAAACGCGATGCTGAGTTAGCGAACGGCGCCCTCGGTATCATAGAGTTAAATAATGATTACACATTGAAAAAAGTAATGAAGCCGCTGATCACTTCAAACACGGTAACTGATGAAATCGAGCGCGCGAATGTTTTCAAAATGAACGGCAAATGGTACTTGTTCACTGATTCACGCGGTTCAAAAATGACGATCGATGGTATTAACTCAAACGATATTTACATGCTTGGTTATGTATCAAACTCTTTAACCGGCCCTTACAAGCCGCTGAACAAAACAGGGCTTGTGCTGCAAATGGGTCTTGATCCAAACGATGTGACATTCACTTACTCTCACTTCGCAGTGCCGCAAGCCAAAGGCAACAATGTGGTTATCACAAGCTACATGACAAACAGAGGCTTCTTCGAGGATAAAAAGGCAACATTTGCGCCAAGCTTCTTAATGAACATCAAAGGCAATAAAACATCCGTTGTCAAAAACAGCATCCTGGAGCAAGGACAGCTGACAGTCAACTAATAACAGCAAAAAGAAAATGCCGATACTTCATTGGCATTTTCTTTTATTTCTCAACAAGATGGTGAATTCAACTATGGCACGAAAATGGCCCATTGCAATATTGATCTTTCTGGGTGCGTTCCTGTTTGTCGGATTACTGCCGGACAAAAACCACAATTCCTCTGAAACAAACACGGCGCATAAGACGGATTACCGGGCGGCGTATCATTTTACGACCCCGGACAAATGGAAAAACGACCCTCAAAAACCGATTTTTTTCGAGGGGAAATATCATTACTACTATCTTTATAATCGGGACTATCCGAACGGCAACGGCACAGAATGGCGGCACGCCGTATCAGAGGACTTGGTGCACTGGACGGATGAAGGCACGGCTATTCCGAAATACACCAACCAAAACGGCGATATATGGTCCGGTTCTGTCGTCATTGATAAGCACAACACGGCAGGCTTCGGCGAAAACGCACTGGTCGCCGTAACAACACAGCCGACTGCCAAAACACAAGCACAGGAACAATATTTATGGTACAGCACGGATAAAGGAAAAACATTTACATCCTATAGTGATCAGCCCGTTATGAAAAACCCTGGCACTAAGGATTTCCGGGACCCGAAAGTGATCTGGGATGAGCAGGATGACAAATGGGTGATGGCCATGGCCGAAGGCGAAAAAATCGGTTTTTATGAATCACCCGATTTAAAAAATTGGCAATACACGGGCGGTTTTATCACGCAGGAGATCGGCCTCGTCGAATGCCCCGACCTTTATATGATGCGTG is a window encoding:
- a CDS encoding spore coat protein; its protein translation is MTERRTLAWHETLELHELVAFQANGLVKLKRTEREVSDARLKQLYRFSIHSLEQNLRELLPFFPEAPGFREDETEERADSSFYSGGLLSMAKTSVRNYAGAITETATPQLRTVFVKHLNAAIKWHQMVFEYMEEHGHYPAHNLSELLKNDFRNARKAIAMK
- a CDS encoding winged helix-turn-helix transcriptional regulator, with protein sequence MNIYPNKEGCPVELTLSVIGGKWKGILFYHMIGGKKRFNEFRRICPSITQRMLTLQLRELEADGIVHREVYQQVPPKVEYSLTEFGRSLEPIVLQMKEWGDANREFLETYREKTSPRDQSVQK
- a CDS encoding manganese-dependent inorganic pyrophosphatase; its protein translation is MEKILIFGHQNPDTDTICSAIAYADLKNKLGFNAEPVRLGQVNGETQYALDYFKQESPRFVETAANEVNGVILVDHNERQQSIKDIEDVQVLEVIDHHRIANFETAEPLYYRAEPVGCTATILNKMYKENNVKIEKEIAGLMLSAIISDSLLFKSPTCTEQDIAAAKELAEIAGVDAEEYGLNMLKAGADLSKKTVEELISLDAKEFTLGSKKVEIAQVNTVDIEDVKKRQPELEAALSKVIAEKNLDLFLLVITDILENDSLALAIGDQAPKVEKAFDVTLENNTALLRGVVSRKKQVVPVLTDAIAE
- a CDS encoding DMT family transporter, with protein sequence MEKHASLSYSRTTGIWLVLTGAILWGVSGTVAQYLFQHRHFNTEWLTSVRLLLSGVLLLGIAYRKEKGRIWAVWKDKQDRIPLLLFGIFGMLGVQYTYFAAIEYGNAATATVLQYLGPAIITCFLAIRAKRIPSGKELMAVLLAVAGTFILVTHGNVGSLSISGLAVFWGISSAFALAFYTLQPHRLLKKWGSAIIVGWGMLIGGAVLSLIQPPWKFEGQWSLSAYAAIVFIIIFGTLIAFYCYLESLKYLSASETSLLACAEPLSAAFLAVIWLHVPFGISEWLGTLLILATIALLSIKKK
- a CDS encoding glycoside hydrolase family 68 protein, whose amino-acid sequence is MNIKKIVKQATVLTFTTALLAGGATQAFAKENNQKAYKETYGVSHITRHDMLQIPKQQQNEKYQVPQFDQSTIKNIESAKGLDVWDSWPLQNADGTVAEYNGYHVVFALAGSPKDADDTSIYMFYQKVGDNSIDSWKNAGRVFKDSDKFDANDPILKDQTQEWSGSATFTSDGKIRLFYTDYSGKHYGKQSLTTAQVNVSKSDDTLKINGVEDHKTIFDGDGKTYQNVQQFIDEGNYTSGDNHTLRDPHYVEDKGHKYLVFEANTGTENGYQGEESLFNKAYYGGGTNFFRKESQKLQQSAKKRDAELANGALGIIELNNDYTLKKVMKPLITSNTVTDEIERANVFKMNGKWYLFTDSRGSKMTIDGINSNDIYMLGYVSNSLTGPYKPLNKTGLVLQMGLDPNDVTFTYSHFAVPQAKGNNVVITSYMTNRGFFEDKKATFAPSFLMNIKGNKTSVVKNSILEQGQLTVN